The Bacillaceae bacterium IKA-2 DNA window CGCTAAAGAAACTACCGCTATCCGAATTATTCGCCGAGATACTGATTGGAGTAACTATATTGCTAGAGATGTTGAAAAATTAGCAAAGCAAGGCGAAAAGATTCGAAAAGAACTGAGAAGTAGAAAATTAAAGATTTTAAATGTATATATTTCAGATTTTTTACCAGTAGAAAATGATCAAGATATTCTAGAAAAAGCTTATCTGACTAAAAAAAATTGCATAAAAATTCAGTCATTTATTATTGATTCTGAAGATGGAAGCAAATCAGGTTTAGAAAAATTAAGTGAAGCTTTACAAATATCCCTCACTGTTTTAAATAGTAAAGATTTGGATGATCTCGAGGGAGAAGTAAATTTCCGAGAAGAAGTAGTTTCAATAAGCGAAAAAAGGTTAGAAAAAGAAAAAGGTCTTTTTACGTATGGAAAGCCGCTTTTTACTTTCCTAATCCTTATCAGTATTTTAGTTATTTTTGGATTAATGGAGTATTACGGTAGTAGTACAAGTTTACTGACGCTAGTAGAGTTTGGTGCGAAATATAATCCGCTGATTTACAAAGGTGAATGGTGGCGATTTTTTACTGCAAGCTTCTTACATATTGGTTATCTACACCTAGTAATGAATTCTATTGCTTTATATTATTTAGGCAGTGCGGTTGAAAGGATTTATGGAACGACTCGCTTTGTATTAATATACGTTATTGCAGGTTTATTTGGTTCAATAAGCAGCTTTGCTTTTAATAGTCAAATATCAGCAGGGGCTTCAGGTGCGATCTTCGGTTGTTTTGGTGCATTATTATTTTTTGGCGTCGTTCATCGTAAGTTGTTTTTCCGAACAATGGGAGTCAATCTAATTGTTATTTTAGCTATTAATTTAGTGTTCGGGTTTATGATCCCAATGATTGATAACGGTGCGCATATTGGCGGCTTAATCGGTGGCTTTTTGGCTTCTGCAGTTTTGTATTTACCAAACCATAAGCTAAAAAAACGCCAATTTGTTTCGTTTTTGGTAACGGTCTTGTCGGCCACAGTCCTATTAATATATGGATTTTCTAGTGAAGGAGATCAAGAGAATACTCATTTAATTAATGTACAAATTGCCCAGGAATTAATTCAAAAAGATGAAGTAGAACAGGCTTATCCGCTCCTTAAAGCAGCTGTAGAAGCTGATGTAGCTATTATTGAGGCCAATTTTTTATTAGCATATGCTGAGGCTAGATTAGGGCTTTTAAAAGATGCTGAAAAAAACTTATTAATAACGATTGAGGAACGTCCACTATTACATGAAGCTCATTATAATTTATCGCTTATCTATTTTGAACTTAGGCAATTCGCAGATGCGCTAAATTCTATAGAAGATGCTTTGGAAATTAAGCCGGATAATGAAGACTATCATAAATTAAAAGAGAAAATCGATAAGTTGTTAGTAGAAAGTAGAAAGTAGAAAGTTGGAGAGTAGAAAGAAAGTTCAAAGGCTTTTAAGGGCGGTTGGAAAGGTAGTTCAAGAGATTAATGAACTGTAAGTTTAACTGTTCTCTTTTCTTTTCCAATTTTTCTCTTTTTACTTCCCAACTTTTTTAATAATGTTGTATTTCGTTCCATCTTTACTAATGAAGATAATGGCAATATGTGAATAAGATTTATTAAAAAGTACAAGTGGAACAGAACTTCCGATGGCGCTTACTATGGTTCCATCCTGTTTTTCGATTCCCAAAAAGTAATGCTTATATAAGGCTGACCACGTTGTGCCCAATAGTTCTTTTGTTTC harbors:
- a CDS encoding rhomboid family intramembrane serine protease, which produces MNKLSPSAFYWKLIHHLVINEGLRVFQVNSDEKEVWLEVEDAKETTAIRIIRRDTDWSNYIARDVEKLAKQGEKIRKELRSRKLKILNVYISDFLPVENDQDILEKAYLTKKNCIKIQSFIIDSEDGSKSGLEKLSEALQISLTVLNSKDLDDLEGEVNFREEVVSISEKRLEKEKGLFTYGKPLFTFLILISILVIFGLMEYYGSSTSLLTLVEFGAKYNPLIYKGEWWRFFTASFLHIGYLHLVMNSIALYYLGSAVERIYGTTRFVLIYVIAGLFGSISSFAFNSQISAGASGAIFGCFGALLFFGVVHRKLFFRTMGVNLIVILAINLVFGFMIPMIDNGAHIGGLIGGFLASAVLYLPNHKLKKRQFVSFLVTVLSATVLLIYGFSSEGDQENTHLINVQIAQELIQKDEVEQAYPLLKAAVEADVAIIEANFLLAYAEARLGLLKDAEKNLLITIEERPLLHEAHYNLSLIYFELRQFADALNSIEDALEIKPDNEDYHKLKEKIDKLLVESRK